The following nucleotide sequence is from Zea mays cultivar B73 chromosome 1, Zm-B73-REFERENCE-NAM-5.0, whole genome shotgun sequence.
CAAAGCTGAAACATGTTCAGGTCTGTATTTCTAGCTACCCTTCTTCACCTTGTTGGCATTCCGAATCACACTTACTATtttatgtgcactatttaatactCCGTAGCCCCCTCAAGACAACGCTATAACTCTTAGAACCTTGGGTTGTTTTACTGTATAATTTTGCTGTGAACTACAGTTGCTTCTAGAGATCCTTTTCCCAGACCAGTAAGATACTGCATCCTTGCAATGGCTGGCAGAAACACGCTTTCAAAACCATAATAAACGATCGACTCAGGCAGCTGTGTACTTGTCTTACTTATGACCCCCTGTGCTGCTACCAGCTGCAAGAAGAGCTAAATGTACTCTACTGCCAAGAAGAAATCCTGGATATGAGAGAGGACGAGAGCGAAGAAGCATGATGCGGTGGAGCCTGCCCCCCTTTTTTTACTACTACTACTGAGGGGGACTAAAAGCCACATGCTCTAAGCCCGTGCAATTGAGGCTTGGCTAACTGGCTGCATACAATACAAGGACTCGAAGGATCATTGGCCAACTCCGGGTGCAATCGAAGAACCTGCAATGAGTTTGATGGAGCGGGGTTTATGATCGTTGGCCTCGGATTTGAACTGTTATGTATATTCAGTCGACCCGTTCGATTTCTGACTCGGGTTTGGTTTGTTCAGTGAGCTTTTAAGGCGTCTTGCGATGCGCATCTACTTGATCATTAAGATGGCTATGACGCCAGCCTCTAATATATACTACTAGTGGTAGTAATAGGTATAGCGTCCGTATAGTACCATTGTACTTGTACCTCAGAAGTCAGCAAGACTGCGACAATAATTGCATCGCGTCTGTAGACAGCGGAATGCATGAGTAGCTACTGTAGTACAATGGAGTGTCCCCGCATCCAGGCTTTGGGCTGGGAACCCTGCCTGTGCTGCTGTGAGCAGTCATGTTGTCACCTGCGCCCATTACCCGTACATGCGCAATCATAAACAAATCAGCTAGCTCATCAATAATGCACTCACGGACGGGAGGGAATCCACCTTGTGCAGATGGCTGCGCAACCATCCAGCCCAGCCCAGGTTCAGCGTGCGCGCGGTGCCACCGGGCAGGGAGCGACCGGCGACGGCGAGGTGCGCGCGTGACGAGTGTCCAGTCCGTGCGTTATTGGCATGGTCCCTGCAGAAAAGACAAGGCACTGAAGTTGAACGGCGCTGGACAAGCCGTCCGCAGGCACCGGCCAATAACTACCTGCCGGCGATCGCGATCGAGTCAATTCCAACAACTGATATTTGGGACCGGGTGTTGTGGGAGTTGGATGTTGCAGCTGCAGCTGCAGCTGCACTGATTTCTCCAGCAGCACGCGCACGCCTCTGGCGTAGGATCTTTCACGCAAACTTGCAGAGGGTGCGAGGTGCCCTACCGGTACGAGGTGGTGATATTCCGTGGACAAAATTTCTATCACCTTTCGTTCAGTTTTCTGATAAGTCTTTTCGCTCTGACGGAGTACCATTGGTTGCTTTCTAGAGATTGAGACCACACAAGAATGCCTCTCATGTACATCATTCACAATCCTTCCATTTTTTATCTTCCTCCAATTCTAGTTCGTCCTTCCGGTCATGGATGACTATTTTAACCCGCAAACCCGACGTACATAACTCACATTTTAACCCGCAAACCCGACGTACGCAACTCGCATCCGACTTGAAGTTTTGCCGGTATGGGTACGGGTTTCCATTGCAACCCGGTGATCCacatctgatttaaaatttagtTTATTCTTTGTTTTGGTTAAAAATGATTAAGATCTAACAATGATTATTTTGAACAAGTAACTTGGCTAATGATTCATGGATGTTTTGTTGCTAAGACTTAAAATCTATAAATATAACTGAATTATTGTTTTAATTGCTTATATTGTTTAAAAGTGCACACTAAGTAAAAACCTGAGGTGACCTGAAACTCGACGGGTTCGACTGTGGGTTTAAAATTACACTCGCAGTTGAGACCGTGGCCAGGTTGATCGGAGGCGGATTTTTGATCCATCCAATTCATCTATTGCCATTCCTACTTGCAGTCACTGACACATTAGTAGAGTAGTGTGATAAACTGTAACAAtaacaagaaaaaaaaagagaaagaaataaAAATGCTTTCTTTTTGCACACCACTACAATTCTACCATCCACGGCGATCACCGCTCCCTGTCATGGTTGCCCGGCGTCGGCGGCCCGTGCGCGTCGCCTTCCAGTGGCACGGCGCCGGCGCCCTCCCTCCGGCTCCTGACCTTGATCAGCCCGTACAGCTTCTTGAACTCCCTCATGGGCGCCTCCTTTCCGAACACCCCGCCGCACGTCGCCGGTGCCCCGGCGGCCGTCTCGTCGACCTCCACGGAGACCGCGCTGGCTCGCGCCGGCTGGGCCTGGTCCTCCCACTGCTGTCCGGTCCAGGCGCCGGACCAGCTCGTGTTCCGCCTGTGCGCCGGGTtccgcggcggcgcggcgcctCCGGACGCGACGCGCTGGAGCTTGGTGATCACGCTGCGGAGCGCGCGGCTCGGGGACGCGCGGTTGGCCAGCATGATCTCGCCAAGCTCGGCCGGGCTGAGGCGGGCGCCGGCGGCGTGGAACCCCTCCTCCACCTGCGGGTACAGCTTGTGGTCCTTGAGCCCCAGGTAGTTGCTGGCCAGCGCCTTGAAGGCCTCGAAGTCGCAGAGCGTGAACTGGATGTGCACGTCCAGCCGGCCCGGGCGCACCACCGCGGCGTCCACGGCGTCCTTGCCCCCGCGCATGGTGAACACCATGACACGCTCCTCGCCGCAGCACGACGCGATGCCGTCCATGAAGCTCAGCACCCTGGCCGCGCGCGCCTCCGCGTCCCCGCCGCCGCCCTGCAGGTACCGGTCCAGGTCCTCGACGAGGACGAGCGAGCGCGGGGTGGTGTGCAGGAGCAGCGCGCGGAGGTCGTCGCCGGCGGCGTCGGCGCGAGACAGGTCGACGTCGTAGACGTCGTAGCCCAGGAACCTGGCCATGGCCGCCGCGAACGTGGACTTGCCGGTGCCCGGCGGGCCGTAGAGGAGGTAGCTCCGGCGCCAGACGCGGCCGAGGCGGTGGTAGTAGGCGCGGCCCTTGAGGAAGCTCTCGAGGTCGGCGCGGACGCGGGCCTTGAGGTCCGGGTCCATGGCCACGGCGTCGAGCGTGGCCGGGTGGGTGAAGGGCGCCGACGCCCAGCGCGGCGCGCCCGTGGTCGCGTCCACGGCGGTGTTGGCGAAGAGGCGCAGCTCGCGGCGGCGCTGCTCCATCTCCTCTGCCACGGACTCCACGTGCTGCAGGTAAGGTCGCAGCACGCGGGAGCGGTCGTGGCGGCGCACGCGCAGCACCAGGCGCTCGCCGCCCGCGCTGGTCCACGCGAGGCGCGCGCCAAGGTACGTGTCCCTCGCGGTGTGGCCCGGGCCGAGCTGCAGGGACAGCCCGCCGTTGGTCCTTGACGCCGACGACACCACGCACGCAGCGTCGGCGTCCTCCAGCGACGGCAGCGCCGCCACGTACGCGGCGACCTTGCGGAACAGCGGGTTCTCTGCGCCGTCGCACCCGCACTGGGCCCCGGCGAAGCGCGGCACCTCGTGGTACTGGTACGCCTGCGCCCACTCGTCGGCGCACCGCCACAGGCGGCGCAGCGCGTAGAGCGCCGACTTGTAGGACAGCAGCAGCCGCAGCGCCGCGAGCGCGAGGGCGGCGTACGCGAGCATGCCGCCGTGCGGTGGCATGGCGGGCGGCTCCCTGTGTCCGTGTCGTGGTCGTGGATGCCCTGGCCTCGTCCTGTTGCCGATGTGAGAGGTAGGGCTTTATTATCGTTTGTAGAGGAGGGAGGTGGTTGCTGAAATGCTCTTTGACGAGAGCAATGGCGGTCAAAGAAGGTGGATAGAAAAGCTTGGCCGCAGGCAATCAGGCGCAGCCTGCGTTTGACTTCTGAGAACCATTGGGCCCGGCGTTTCAGATTCCCAGTTCCATGAACGACGGAATCGGCCCAAAATGGAACAActggaagaagaaaaaaaaaactgaTTTAAAAATTTCGTGCCGTTTGCTAGACTTGAAACCTGACGAAAAGATGCACTGTTTTTTCTTTATCGGCGACAAATTCACGGTGAAAGTCTACTGTATAGAAACGTCGCCCTGATGCATTGCAGAGTGGTTGTGATGGGTGTATCTAGTCATCGGACGCCGCCACGTGGCCTGACATTCAAGCTCATGAGTCATGCCGTGTGTGTTTTATTTGAAACCATTGAGGTATATTTGCCGTGTGGTTAAAACCTACTCGCTCCATTTGAGAATGGAAAAGTATACATACATTGTTAGTCAATACAAGGCTTACGTCACGTTCCGGTCTTCATctttttttaaattttttttGCATGCTTAGAGGGTGTGTTAGGCTGAATAGATCTTGCTCGTAAACCTTAGCCACCGGATATGTGACGTTGTGTTCTTGAAGAAAAAATACTTGACAAATCACATGATTGTatggactgttgtacatggtagagagagagagagagagactgatgGATGAATCATGAATTTATGGCATATCGCCGTGGCACTGGAGCTGCCGATCGGATCGATCGCGAGGGAAGGTCATGGAGTACAATGCGTACTCCACTGTACATGAATTTACATTACTGCTGgatgaatccgtccgtcgatttGATTATGAAATGCTACTACGGCTTTTGGCATCGGCCATCAGGTAGTAGAGTAGAGGGACAGGAGGAGTAGTCTGCAGTCGCCTTCCGGGTCTCCAATGTGCTGCTGACTTTAATCGATTGTTTTGAAAACAAAATATGCGTTGACATTGCCACATCTAGATGATGGAGACATGTGGCATTTCCCGCTAGCTCCGTCGTAGCTCTACTATTGGACTACCTGATTCATCGAAAAAACAAGAATTACATTCTTTCTCTCTGTCTGTCTCTCTGTAACCAAGGGGTGAGTACATTACATTTACATACATCATTCACCAAGGCGCACGGTGATTGTTGGACTACGGGAGTACGGTAGCAAGCGATCAACGTAAGCAACACTCAACAAGCTGTGCAATTGATGAGCCGCCCTGCCCGTTGGACGGCGTACACGTACCTACCAGCTGCTGTAGCAAAAGAGCATGATCCATTTTTATTAAGCTTCATATTCAGGGGGAACCTATTCTGAAATTGGTTTCACACAAACAAGCAAGCGTCACCGTGAATTCTATTCAAGGCACGCACGCACGCCTGCAATTCAGGGGAACCTATTCTGAAATTGGTCAGATAATACTACTAGTAGTAGTATAACAAAGCAGATCTAATGAGGGGCTTCGCTTTTATTCCAAGGTCAGAAACACGGATTAGAAGGCTAGGCACGAGGTTTGACTGATGAATAAGCTGCAGCCATGAGAGGAAGATACCGCATGCTTTAAGGAACTGAGCCTTTTCCAGATCACTCGATGCAACTGAAACAGCTGGGCTGTACCGCAGCCTGACACTAGTCGACGGATTCACCTCATCCAGGATGCCTGCTCGCTGCTTAtaagagagaaaaaaaaacaaacagcTTATATATAAAAAAACCGCACTTATGTGGCTCGTAAAAAAAAGAAGAAATCGTTGACACAAGTATGAAACGAAATACAACACTTCTCAAGGCAGTTTTTATTCAATCTGACACCCAGCGTTCGGCTCTAAAACGCATATATCTCAGGCAGGGGAAGTGCTGAAATCCTTTTGTCGGCTACAAATCTGTGCCAGCGAAAGCCAGAAACCTGGCGGCGGGCGCGCAACGAGAGCAGCCAGCCAGCGGCAGCGTGTTTCTTAGTCCGGCGTGGCCACACCCTGGTTAAGCTCGGCGAACCTCATGCCGACCCTCATGGAGTGCTTCAGGAACTTCTCCGCGCACCGGCGGACGCACGACTCCTCTTGCTTGTCCAGGTTCTTGCGCCGGAACGTGTCCACGCAGTCCGTGAAGCACCTCTCCACCAGCGAATTGTACATTCTCAGGCTGCGCACAGTGATACAAGCAGAGACGTGATCATTCAATAATTTCTCACGCTTTTTAAGCAACAAGATAACAACACTTGCATTTCTGGCTCCAGTATCTGTGCCTTGACCAAAAGTCAGCACTTTTTAGGTATCTAAAAAATGCTGTAAAACCAATCAATGAGCAGTTTTGGGTGCAGCAGTTGCGAATCACTGATAAAAAGGTTTTTGGTTTGGGACTAGAATCACCAACCAACAAATCCAATGTGTCAGAACTTCACATACATAATACACAAAGCACACATCCCTGACAAAACGGAACCGACAGAGAGAAGCCTTGGAACTATCAACTCCGACTCACATGGATACACGATACTTGTTTACAACCAGAGTCACTAAAAGGGCTAGCAAGCAATTGGAATTTTCGAGTCTATAAACTCTGGACACCAATTCACCTGACAGTATGGCAGCTTCTGAATCTAATGGAAGCAGTTGGCCTCCATAGGACTAACCTTCCCATTCCCACCCAAGGTTGTTCATTCGGATAATGCTGGGACAAACTAaagtatctatctatctatcactGAGCAGCTTGCCATACACAGCCTCTACCTAAGAAACCAATGCTTACATTCCAATCGACAAAGGAAATAGGCAGAGCATATACTCATTCGCACGGTTTGGGACGTACAAGGTGCAAGCTGCTAAAATCGCATAGATCTAGTGGATACCTATCGAAACGCTTCTGTTGCAATGCATCGTACAAGTGTGCCAATCACTTGCGAATTTCAATACTTTTCACTGAAAACCTACGGTAGGTGAGCACCACGATCAACTCGCCAAGGCACTCCCCAGATGCCAATTCACGCTCCCTGCTCTTATTACACGCGTGTAACACAGGGGCGCGTTTCGTTTCAACTCAACCGAGACTAGACTAGACGGATGCGTTGGTATGGCACGAACCTGTCGCGGATCTGGAGCTGGTCGATCATGGCGGCCATCCGCATCTTGTCCTCCTCGGGGAGGCCGTCCAGGTCGCCGAGCATGCTCTTGTccatggccgccgccgccgctacgGATCCAGCACCTAAACAGCCGCCACGGATCTTAGCAGATGTTACGAACAACCCCTCTGAAACTCGTCGAGAGCCGAGATCCACACCGGGAGAAGCAGGTAAGGAGAAGAATCAGTCAGATTTACCTGGCTAGCAACGACGATCCGAACCAGACAAGGGAGAGGGACAGGACTTGGCCGGCGGCGGCTTGCGAGGACAGAGGGGTGAGTCGGAGAGATGGTGACGAGAGCAGCGGTAGGGTTTAACGGCGGCAACCGCTCGGTGCAGGTGGGCCGTGTGGGTTAGATACTGGTGTTTGGCTCGAATAACTGGTTAGTGTCACACAAATATTTAAAAACTAAATATCAATATTAAATATAGTAtaattataaaattaattatCTAAATAAAGAGTAAATATGGAGACATTTTTTAAGCTTAATCAATGATTAATTAATCATCATATAGGTGAATCGTGAAGTAGTTATATTTAATAAATTTGTATCCGTGTATTAATTTTGtaattaaattatatttaataTTTCTAACTAGCATATAATTATTCGATGTGATCGAGACTAAAATTTAGCAATGAGACCCAAACAAATATATGTTGTGTTttgtaatatatttgttttaCGCGTGAtatcaaatatatatatatatatatatatatatatatatatatatatatatatatatatatatatatatatatatatatatatatatatatatatatatatatatatatatacacgatGGTAGAGTGGGTGTCCACCTTTTGGTGAAGCACGCGCCACGCCCCGTCCCGCCCGACATCATCAGTGTCTCCCGCAATCCCCGCTCTCTACCGCAATCCCCGCCCAGCCATCACACTGACGCGTCGTCGATGTCTATCCTCCTCGCCTTGCGTCCGCCACCTCCTCCTCGTGCGCCCGCGCCGTCAatggaaggtccgccacctcaccTCCTCCCATCCCAAACCCGCGCGGATCTCGCAGGCTGTTGCTGCTGAACAACCTTCAATCGACATGGACGCCACCACAGAGGTCGAGTTGTGGGAGAACGAGTTCTAGAGCACACGCCGCACCGAGCTCGTTTGCACCATGGCCCGCTGACCAGCACCTCGCCGCCATGGAGGTGCACAAGTGGTGGTACATCTGTGACATCCTGGCCCgtcccctccctcctccctcgCGTTGCGCTGCTACCTCGGAGGCGTGAAGCCCccaaactctttgctgaccaaccttgaatctcgaggacgagatttttttaaggaggataggtttgtaacgccctgaatttgggggtagaaattTTCTTTTTcgatactgaaagtcgcctaaaggggggtgaataggcgaaatctgaaaattataaacttaatcaCATACTACAaatcagggttagcgttagaaatgaattcgagtccgaaagagaggggaaaacaaatcaaccaagaaataaagcagatgaacacgatgatttattttaccgaggttcggttctattgaacctagtccccgttgaggtggtcacaaagactgggtctctttcaaccatttccctctctcaaatggtcacttagaccgagtgagctttctccttaatcaaacgggtcacttagacccccacaaggaccaccacacacttggtgtctcttgctttgattacaattcacttgggaacaagaatgaggaaggaaggaagcgatccaagcaacaagagcacaaagaacacgaacaaactctcTCTCTGAAGTTGCTAAgtggttggagtggatttggcacttggagagactttgattcttttgatttgtgtttagaagtgaatgcactagctcttgtattgaatgagaaccttggaaaacttggatgcttggagtggtggtggttgggggtatttatagccctcaaccaccaacaagctattgggggtggctgctgtcgatgggtccggtgcgccaaccacgtcacccaatcgttagggttctggaACTCTTgatcgttggaggctttgtcctctagtagcaccagacagtccggtgccgcaccggacatccCTGATCATtggccggtgcgcctctgactctatCGCGCACTGTTGCGCACTATAGCGCTCGTCAGgtgccgttgcagtcgaccgttgcgctggatagccgttattccgttggtgcaccgaacagtccggtggcacaccagatagtccggtgaattatagcggagagtgcCTGAAGAAACTTGAGAGTGGCCAGTTCAgctctgtacggtcctggtgcaccgaacactgtccgttggcacactggacagtccggtgcgccaaaccacgacacactcggtttcttgctcctttgaatttgaacgctatcttcaatcttttattggtttgtgttgaacctttatgcacctgtagatcatatactctagagcaaactagttagtccattatttgtgttaggcattcaaccaccaaaattaattataggaaaatgttaaccctatttccctttcaatctcccccttttcggtgattgatgccaacacaaaccaaagcaaatatataagtgcagaattgaactagtttgcataaggtaagtgcataggttacttggaattaaaccaatttatagtttcactagatatgcatggattgctttcttttatttgacattttggaccacatttgcaccacttgttttgtttttacaaattctttttggaaagtcttttcaaaatccttCTGCAACtagtcaaagatatatgaataagattgcaagaagcattttcaagatttgaaatttctcccttgtttcaaatgcttttcctttgactaaacaaaactcctcctgaatgaaattctcctcttagttttcaagagagtTTCAAtatataccaattttgaaaatataccaattgaagaaattgcttatcacaatataccaattaaaaaacAAACTTTTGTGAAAACCAAATAAATCTTCATTTTGAAAatttttgaagttggtggtgcggtttagtggtgcagtccttttgctttgggcttaatatttctccccctttggcattaatcgccaaaaacggagactcttgagagccctttttactttctcccccattggtacaagtaaatatgagtgaaaagattataccaatcgaagagtAGTGTGGAGTGACAacgaaggataaaagataccgatagagtggagtggaagccttgactTCGTCGagtactctatttccctttcaatctacgtcttagcatagaaatacacttgacaacacattagtcgtagtcatgaaagagatatgatcaaaggtatacaaatgagctatgtgtgcaatgtttcaatcaaaattccgagaatcaagaatatttagctcattcctaagtttgctaaaggttttctcatctaatggcttggtaaagatatcgactaattgttctttaatgctaacataagcaatctcgatatccccctttgttggtgatctcttagaaagtgatatcaaatgtctatgtgcttggtggattgcactctcattgtcacataggagaggaactttgctcaatttgtagccatagtccctgagggtttgcctccactacaggaaacgcctaaattttcgtgggctgagatattttcgtcggccggcctaCGAAAATAATGAAGTTATTTTCATCGgtcactaggccgacgaaaataatgcgtattttcgtgggcccatgCCACcaatattttcgtcggcaggcccacgaaaatacagaaacttattttcgtcggacgcgtattttcgtgggccgaggcCACACCGACGAAAATACGCCATTAACGtcctgtattttcgtcggcctcactgaggccgacgaaaatagaggcccTACATCGTCGTCCTCGGCCTTCTCTCGCTCGTTTCAATCGCGCGTTTCAAACCGCTCGTTTCAATCCGCCGTCGCCTCGCCACACCGCCGCCCCACGCCCGCCCTCGcctcgccgcgccgccgcacGCCGCCCGCCGCCCCACGCCGCTGCCCGCTTAGCCCGCGCCGACGCGCCACGCCACCGCCCCGCGCGCTAAGGGAGCCCACGCGCCCTCACagcagcgccgccgcgggcccgcGCCGCCGCACGCCCGCGTCGCCGCCGAGCCCCATGCTGCCCCGCCCCTGCACGCCGCCACGCAGCCGAGGCCCACGCTGCCACGCCGCCGAGGCCCACGCCTCACGCCCACCCCTGCACGCCGCGCCCCTCGCCCGTGCACGCCTGCCGAGCCCCACGCCCGCCCCGCCGAGCCCCACGCTGCCCCACGCCGCTGCCCGCACGCCCGTCGTCCGAGGCAccccgcccgcccctcgccgcgccgtcGTCCCGCCCGAGGCACGCTGCACCGCATTGCGACGGCCTCCCTGCGCCGTGCCGCCGCCCACACGCCCGCCCGCTCCGTCGCGTAGGTCTCCCAGCTGCGCTGTCGCCCGTCTCGCCTCGCCCGCATTTTCGCCATCAGGCAAGTATAATTGCCGAGGCTCCGAGGTCATTAATTTATATTAGTCATCTTGTTGTGTTGTGATTAGTTTAACTGTTGAttgctttaattcaaattcatatttgtctccgagttatgttttaatgtttagagtttagttttaatcgttaaccgtagcgaaccgtatgcgtcacccgttcgggaacggcgaacgtcacattggcttgtgaggttcgccgctccagaattgtccacgtattttggacagcctgagagtgtagaccgatgcttgtgatttgtgatatgtgccttacgatttacgcggaatttcggttgtgtaactcagttgttctccaacacaccatgttcaggcgtgtgcttggagagcagcagggttatgctgccgaaatttcgcggcaatcgtaggctacacgtcacaaatcacaagcatcggtctacactcttgggtgggtttagggcctttgcctaatagggagttcacctaagccacggacgatcgttgatgttctttgtcttttgtttagcctttgaaatgaacggtgatcggagggtgatgtatgacgggtggagaaaggatggggcacattcgaatgaatggatggttgtAACAAAGACTTTTCTtgggcacgctttcaaagatgcaactggtcgtctagtgaagtgtccttgcaatcgctgcgagaacaagtggcctcaaaagaaggaagaaatggagaaacacctttgcaaaagtgggtttatgccgaactaccttgtatggtaccggcatggagagtatATTAGACatgttgacgcggaggtggaacttgatgacgatcatgataggatggacgacatgttgcatgatcttggtagggatgttgaaa
It contains:
- the LOC100283968 gene encoding ATP binding protein isoform X1, giving the protein MPPHGGMLAYAALALAALRLLLSYKSALYALRRLWRCADEWAQAYQYHEVPRFAGAQCGCDGAENPLFRKVAAYVAALPSLEDADAACVVSSASRTNGGLSLQLGPGHTARDTYLGARLAWTSAGGERLVLRVRRHDRSRVLRPYLQHVESVAEEMEQRRRELRLFANTAVDATTGAPRWASAPFTHPATLDAVAMDPDLKARVRADLESFLKGRAYYHRLGRVWRRSYLLYGPPGTGKSTFAAAMARFLGYDVYDVDLSRADAAGDDLRALLLHTTPRSLVLVEDLDRYLQGGGGDAEARAARVLSFMDGIASCCGEERVMVFTMRGGKDAVDAAVVRPGRLDVHIQFTLCDFEAFKALASNYLGLKDHKLYPQVEEGFHAAGARLSPAELGEIMLANRASPSRALRSVITKLQRVASGGAAPPRNPAHRRNTSWSGAWTGQQWEDQAQPARASAVSVEVDETAAGAPATCGGVFGKEAPMREFKKLYGLIKVRSRREGAGAVPLEGDAHGPPTPGNHDRER
- the LOC100285519 gene encoding Mitochondrial import inner membrane translocase subunit Tim9 is translated as MDKSMLGDLDGLPEEDKMRMAAMIDQLQIRDSLRMYNSLVERCFTDCVDTFRRKNLDKQEESCVRRCAEKFLKHSMRVGMRFAELNQGVATPD